A stretch of the Arachis stenosperma cultivar V10309 chromosome 6, arast.V10309.gnm1.PFL2, whole genome shotgun sequence genome encodes the following:
- the LOC130935971 gene encoding uncharacterized protein LOC130935971 — protein sequence MEDEFVYRISTAKEWELLQSNGSIFGGDLDKSSGFIHLSKLNQVRSTLENFFTNTKLELYLLQIDAKKLGDGLIYEVVDGTNSFPHFYGPSRSFAPLPLDAVTKAEKLCLSDGKFSCSLFD from the exons ATGGAGGATGAATTCGTGTACAGGATAAGCACAGCGAAGGAGTGGGAGTTGTTGCAAAGCAATGGATCCATTTTCGGTGGGGATCTTGACAAGTCTTCGGGTTTCATCCATCTCAGCAAGCTGAACCAG GTTCGGTCTACGCTAGAGAACTTTTTCACCAACACCAAATTGGAACTCTACCTGCTTCAGATTGATGCTAAAAAG CTTGGCGATGGTTTGATATATGAAGTTGTGGATGGCACAAATAGCTTCCCTCATTTCTATGGACCGTCTCGAAGCTTTGCCCCTCTTCCTCTGGATGCCGTGACAAAAGCAGAGAAGCTGTGTCTCTCAGATGGTAAATTCAGTTGCAGTTTGTTTGATTAA
- the LOC130935894 gene encoding nitrogen regulatory protein P-II homolog codes for MAAITRTHLFGAPSFHLREAQLPFAGYSAMPTRFRESHRNVVLTRRAGNAAGILPIIRAQTPSVPQYVPDSDFYKVEAILRPWRIPKVSSALLKMGIRGVTVSDARGFGAQGGSKERQGGSEFSEDSFIPKVKMEIVVRKDQVEDVIAKIIEEARTGEIGDGKIFLIPVSDVIRVRTGERGEQAERMAGGRSDMSSGI; via the exons atgGCCGCGATCACGAGAACGCACTTGTTTGGCGCTCCGAGTTTTCATCTGAGAGAAGCTCAATTGCCTTTTGCAGGTTACAGTGCTATGCCTACGCGCTTCCGAGAGTCTCATCGGAACGTGGTTCTCACGCGCAGGGCTGGAAATGCCGCCGGGATTCTTCCCATAATCAGGGCTCAGACTCCCTCAG TGCCTCAGTATGTTCCAGATTCCGATTTCTATAAAGTGGAAGCCATTCTTAG GCCATGGCGGATCCCTAAGGTTTCTTCG GCATTGTTGAAAATGGGAATTCGTGGAGTCACTGTGTCTGATGCTAGGGGCTTTGGTGCTCAGGGTGGTTCAAAAGAGAGGCAAGGAG GCTCTGAATTTTCTGAAGACAGTTTTATTCCCAAAGTTAAGATGGAAATAGTGGTGAGGAAGGATCAG GTTGAGGATGTAATAGCCAAAATTATTGAAGAGGCAAGGACGGGAGAGATTGGTGATGGAAAAATATTCT TAATTCCTGTCTCAGATGTTATAAGAGTTCGTACAGGCGAGCGTGGAGAACAGGCAGAGAGAATGGCCGGGGGCCGAAGTGACATGTCTTCTGGCATATAA